A region from the Bombyx mori chromosome 15, ASM3026992v2 genome encodes:
- the LOC134200191 gene encoding uncharacterized protein LOC134200191 produces MPCVSRSRNPWSSTYCAPRFIQVLSRFRLEHPTPPNPTLQIKKMKVRKRKRVLSATPHSTFNVDFSNVRGLHSNLDAVHHHLETAQPALLFLTETQISAPDDTSYLEYPGYVLEHNFLRKAGVCVFVRADVCCRRLRSLEQRDLSLLWLRVDHGGCTRVYACLYRSHSSDAGSALIEHVQEGTNRVLEQYPSAEVVVLGDFNAHHQEWLGSRTTDLPGRAAYDFALAYGLSQLVTQPTRVPDIEGHEPSLLDLLLTTDPAGYSVVVDAPLGSSDHCLIRAATPLSRPSRRTTTRYRRVWQYLSADWDGLREFYASYPWGRFCFSSADPDVCADRLKDVVLQGMELFIPSSEVPVGGRSRPWYNNASRDAAHLKRSAYVAWDDARRRRDPNISEERRKYNAASRSYKKVIARAKSEHVARIGERLKSYPSGSRAFWSLAKAAEGNFCRSSLPPLRKSDDSLAHSAKEKADLLVKLFASNSTVDDGGATPPNILRCDSSLPEICFTQCAVRRELRLLDVH; encoded by the coding sequence atgccctgcgtcagtcgctcacgcaacccgtggtcgagcacgtactgtgctccgcgctttattcaggtattgtcacgatttcgcctcgaacatcctaccccgcccaatcccactctccaaataaaaaaaatgaaagttcgaaaaaggaaaagggttttgtcggcgactccccattccacatttaatgtggatttcagcaatgtaaggggtctacatagtaacctcgacgccgtacaccaccatcttgagacggcgcagcctgcccttctttttctgacggagacgcagatatctgctccggatgatacttcgtaccttgaataccccggctacgtattggagcacaacttcctgcgtaaagccggggtgtgtgtattcgtccgggctgatgtctgttgtcgccgtctacgaagcctcgaacaacgggacctgtccctcttgtggctgcgcgtagatcacgggggctgtacccgagtctacgcgtgcctgtacaggtcccacagcagtgatgcaggttcagctctgatagagcatgtgcaagaggggactaaccgcgtgcttgagcagtacccatctgcggaggtggtggttcttggagactttaacgctcatcaccaagagtggttggggtccagaaccactgacctcccgggtcgggctgcctacgatttcgccttggcctacggcctctcccagctggtgacacagcccacccgtgtcccagatattgaggggcatgagccttctctgttggaccttctgctgaccaccgatccagccggatacagtgtggtggtcgacgctccacttggatcgtctgatcactgccttatccgtgctgccacaccactctctcgtcctagtcgtcgaacgacgaccaggtatcgaagagtttggcagtatttgtcagcagattgggatggtttgcgtgagttttacgcatcctacccatgggggcggttctgcttttcctctgctgatcctgacgtctgtgcggaccgtcttaaagacgtggtgctccaggggatggaattgtttattccctcctctgaagtgcccgttgggggtcgcagcagaccctggtataacaatgccagcagggatgctgcacacctcaagcggtccgcatacgtggcatgggatgatgctaggagacgtcgggatcctaacatctcagaggaaaggcggaaatataacgccgcttccaggtcctacaagaaggttattgccagggcgaaatcggagcacgttgctagaattggcgagcgactgaagagctatccctctgggagccgtgctttttggtcgctcgccaaagctgcagaaggtaacttttgcaggtctagtctcccaccactacgcaagtccgatgacagtctggcccatagtgcgaaagagaaggctgaccttctggtcaaactcttcgcctcgaactcgactgtggacgacgggggtgccacaccaccgaacatcctccggtgtgatagttccctgccggagatctgctttacacagtgtgcagtcaggcgggaactccgactcctggacgtccattag